One Clupea harengus chromosome 3, Ch_v2.0.2, whole genome shotgun sequence DNA window includes the following coding sequences:
- the kif23 gene encoding kinesin-like protein KIF23, with amino-acid sequence LSANTLRSMLQEMDGSIMNKENFIQEQRGKMGEKDKFIQDQKSEIDRLEKKSKMLEYKIDILQKTTNIYEEDKRSLQHELDTRDHRLQREVSEKKRMEARMQGVVYDARHQWEKECERRVNAKQLEMQNKLWVKDEKLKQLKAIVTECKTETPARPEKPLRPSREKDRVPAKRSASPSPVPTGPPVRAHRRSHSAGGERWVDHKPATNVELDTLMQPNLHNAIKVTTPSEKALSKCDKYVLTHQEVASDGEIQTKLIKGEVFKTRAGGQSVQFTDIETLKQEDASAPSRKRRSSETRAAHGDENAEGGWTDVENRCSVAVEMRAGSNLGPGYQHHGYQKRRRP; translated from the exons ctctcagccAACACGCTGAGGTCCATGCTGCAGGAGATGGATGGCAGTATCATGAACAAGGAGAACTTCATCCAAGAGCAGCGAGGCAAGATGGGGGAGAAGGACAAGTTCATTCAGGACCAGAAGAGTGAGATCGACCGCCTGGAGAAGAAGTCCAAGATGCTGGAGTACAAG ATTGACATCCTGCAGAAGACGACCAACATCTACGAGGAGGACAAGCGCTCGCTGCAGCACGAGTTGGACACGCGCGACCACCGGCTGCAGAGGGAGGTGTCCGAGAAGAAGCGCATGGAGGCCCGCATGCAGGGGGTGGTCTACGACGCCAGGCACCAGTGGGAGAAGGAATGC GAGAGGCGTGTGAATGCCAAGCAGCTGGAGATGCAGAATAAGCTGTGGGTGAAGGACGAGAAGCTGAAGCAGCTGAAGGCCATAGTCACCGAGTGCAAGACTGAGACCCCCGCGCGGCCGGAGAAACCGCTGCGCCCCTCGCGAGAGAAGGACCGCGTCCCCGCCAAGCGCTCGGCCTCCCCGTCCCCCGTACCT ACGGGCCCCCCAGTCCGAGCCCACCGGCGGTCCCACTCGGCCGGAGGAGAGCGCTGGGTGGACCACAAGCCCGCCACCAACGTGGAGCTGGACACGCTGATGCAGCCCAACCTCCACAACGCCATCAAGGTCACCACCCCCAGCGAGAAGGCCCTGTCCAAGTGTGACAAGTACGTGCTCACGCACCAGGAGGTGGCCTCCGATGGCGAGATCCAGACCAAACTCATCAAG GGGGAGGTGTTCAAGACCAGAGCGGGCGGTCAGTCTGTGCAGTTCACAGACATCGAGACTCTGAAGCAGGAGGATGCCTCGGCCCCCAG CCGTAAGAGGCGCTCCTCTGAGACCCGTGCTGCCCATGGCGACGAGAACGCGGAGGGCGGCTGGACCGATGTGGAGAACAGG tgcTCTGTTGCCGTAGAGATGAGGGCCGGCTCCAACCTGGGACCAGGCTATCAGCACCACGGTTACCAGAA GCGGAGGAGACCCTAG